In one window of Candidatus Hydrogenedens sp. DNA:
- a CDS encoding NUDIX hydrolase, whose translation MKHKGHFIYEYPRPAVTVDAVVFRKRDTDWEVLLVKRVNSPFEGYWALPGGFVDEEETLEQAVERELFEETGLKGVKLSQLKAFSNPRRDPRGRTISIAFVGVLGKTDMAVRPSDDAGDVNWFVLDELPDLAFDHAEIIDCAEEWLQKEVLSERK comes from the coding sequence ATGAAACATAAAGGACATTTTATCTATGAATATCCAAGACCTGCGGTAACTGTGGACGCAGTAGTGTTTCGAAAACGAGATACGGATTGGGAAGTATTATTAGTTAAACGTGTTAATTCTCCTTTTGAAGGTTATTGGGCGTTGCCTGGGGGTTTTGTGGACGAGGAAGAGACGTTAGAACAGGCTGTTGAGAGAGAACTTTTTGAAGAGACAGGTTTGAAAGGAGTGAAGTTATCACAACTAAAGGCATTTAGTAATCCAAGACGAGACCCAAGAGGTAGAACGATAAGTATTGCATTTGTAGGGGTACTCGGAAAAACAGATATGGCTGTGCGTCCGTCAGATGATGCAGGAGATGTTAATTGGTTTGTATTGGATGAACTTCCAGATTTGGCGTTTGACCATGCCGAGATTATTGATTGTGCTGAAGAATGGTTACAGAAAGAGGTTCTATCTGAGAGGAAATAG